TACCTGTGCTCTTGATGAATGGTTGGCAAGGCAAACTGCCCAATCTCATGTTGTCCATTGCAACAAAGTGGTTTTTTTTGAGTAAAAAAATAGAATCCTTGGACTTCACAGTCTTTTCTGTATCATTTCATGATGCGGTTAGTAAAATGACTTCAGAGACATGCATCTTAAAGGAAACTGTCCTCAACTAGATCTGATGAATCTATACCAATGTCATCCATCATCTCAATGTCTTCAATGGTCTCGTCCTCTCTCTTGACAAATGTGGAGCTGCTGGATCCTGTCTCAATTGCACTTTCATCAGATGTTTGGGAGCTGGAAAAGAAGAAGAAAtgtggaaataaataaaaataaatacagaaatgtttgATAAATGAACATGATAAAGCAGTTGATACATGCAAGTTTAGGAATCTCGATTTGTGCATCTTCAAGATTCACTTTTTGAATATCAGTTTGTAGGACACATGTTAGACACGCGATATATATGGCTGAATTTACCTTTAAGCATAGTTGGCCTGTGCCTATGGGAGGCCCTGTGGGGTGAGCACTGCTAGAAATGTACATACAAACACAGTGATCCGGGTATAATGCTATATGAGGAGTGCTAGCTAGGCATTAGCATTGGCTACAAGGCTAATAGATTTCGTGATAAAAGGTACTGCTTTATTTTGTAAGAGTAGACTGACACCACTACCACTGATACACGAGATATAACATTTTATATGTGTATTGCACTGATAATAGTAGATTCTGTTTGAGGCTAAAGCAAAATTGTATTCTAGTTACATGTAAACTTGTATTACACCCAAGCGTCTATATGTTTAAAATCAGCCACAAAATCATCCAATAACTGTAGTTAAAGTACCTGTGCCTGTTTCTCTTGCCGGATTCATCTTCTGAAACTGGGTCAATGTCTGGCAGGGGAATGATGTAGCCACTATCAGCACTAAGTCTCTGCTCATCAAAGCCACTTTCTCGGTCCTTCATTTTGTGCTCATTTTTATAGGTCACACCGATATACGAATTGTCACTGTCGCTTCTCATACGAGTGACGGCAGGATGGTCACTTTTTAAGAAGTCATGGAGAACTTTCTCATAACACTAtaaagggcaaaaaaaaaaaaccacaattatGAGACTGCATTTTTAATGTCTAAAAATGTAACCTCTAATGCCAAATGCTATACCATTCAACCATTAAGCCTTGTATCTTCTTCTTAGCATCTTTCCAGTAGTGTAATTGGCAGTGAGTGGGGTTAGAACCAGGACCACTCACATGGTGGGGCCCAACCTGAACAACCACCAGTCATGACATGTCAATCTTCATCTGGTATTCCCGACACAGCTTTTGATTATCCACTGCCGACCCAACGATATTTGTACATCACACCGCAATTCGTCCATCTCTATCTAAAGCTGTAATGTAATCTTTTAATGTgtcctgcaggactggtatctaccaccatATGTCACCATACGGTGGTGATATCAGTCTAGGTCGAAAGTTGCTCATTTTCTACGATAAAGTGGATAAACCAAGCCATTTTTCATTTGGTTAAGCTTTTAAAGTCTTCCATCATGATGAGAGGCTCCATAAGTGTCCAGCAGCAAAACACCCCTCCATTGATGGAACATAAGTACAAATGGTGATAATGACAGTGTCAGAATACAAGGCTGTTGTACAGCCAAGATATGCAGTCTTATTAATGTAAGTCATTCAGTTGTGTTTTAGTTGCATCATACTGAAATTTGTATGTGATGCTACAATAAGATATATaccaaatttctgacaatacattgGCTCAGGAACACATAAAATGTTTTATGTTAACACTATACAATTTCTATATTATGTAACACTATAATATGTAACTGCAATTATCCCCAAGCCCTGGGCTAATGAAAGGATCAGGTGTAATATGGGCTGACCAAATAACCATAAGATTCCAAATGTCTATGTCCAGATTATGAAGTTTTTATTCCTAGTTTAGTTTACCGAACATCATTTACAGAGTAGCATGCCTCCAAACATCTTGATTTCGACATTCACAACATATGACAAGGACTTAGAAATAGTGAAACCCCGGGCCCCATAGTCTGCCAAGCACTACTTGTTCTTTGGCTTGGATTGATGTAAAGAACAATATAAACCATTATCCATGGGATAGATCATTACCTTTTTGTATTCCCCAGGGAGGAGGCTTTCAGCTATTTCACTCAAATGATAAAACGAGGGTCTCTTCTCTGGCTCACTGTTCCAGCACTTCACCATAATTTCATATCTACAGACACAGAACAACCATGTTGTAGAGATGTATAATTATCACAAGGACTATGGAGCTGTCAGCCTGGTGTTCAGTGGAAGTATCTACTTACACTTCATGAGTAGCGTGATCAGGCTTTGTCATTCTGTAGCCACTTTTAATCTTGTTATAGAAAGTGGAGTCTACAACCATTCCTGGGTATGGGGTGCCACCTAGAAGTAAAGGACATTGTAAAGGCTTTTCGGCAAGTGTGTGACAAATTGTAAAACAGATTTAGAAATGCTGCACTGAAGAAAAAGTCACACAATGAGGTGTAGGTCAATTTGGATAAATGTAACCCAACAACTCATCATACCATATCATAAACAAGCAAAAACACCATCTTCTTACACGAATCATCACTATCTACTCACCAAGAGAGAATATTTCCCAAAGCAGAATACCGAATGACCACACATCACTCAGAGTTGTGTAGAGGTTATCAAAAATACTTTCTGGTGCCATCCACTTCACCGGGAGGAAAGTCTGTGTAGAAGAAGACATCATGAACTTAATGTTACCCAGAGAACACCAACTGTTTGCACACAAATATTTCAGTTTTATGACCAGATTCAATAAACTTTGGGAGTAGTTCTGTACAAGAGTTTTAATGGCATGAATGATTTAGGGTCTGCAGATGAATGACATGTAATTTACTGTACTTTGAACTATGTACACCAGTTATTTCTGTTCTAAAATGAAATGTGGTCATAGTAATGATACTGTTCCCTCTATGTTACATCGTAAATGATGGGTAGCCATGATACCTACACTGCCCTTTGATACGTAATTGGAATCATGCATGATGTCTCTAGCTAGACCAAAGTCACAGATCTTCacaattttcccttgtgccagcagGACGTTGCGAGCTGCCAAGTCACGATGTACGCACTGCGGGGGCATAAGCAACAACGAGATTAGGGACTTTATATTATAAGGTACACAGAGGATTTCACTTTGTGTACTGTACTTACATTCTTAGATGCTAAAAACTCCATGCCGCGGGCAACCTGGTATGTGAAACTGAGTAAATCCAGTAGAGTCAGGCCCTCAAAGCCATCATCCGACAGGAGGTTTTTCACTTCTATAGAAAGGAAAGCGATAAAGGTCATGGACACAATTTTTGGAAAGTGAAGCTTTATTTACATATGGTTTGCAGCATCTCTTCTATAGCTATCTAATCCATCACATATCTGTCTATctcatttatctatcatctatctatcctttCTGTCACTCTCATATctatgtatccatctattgtaactTTTTCATATCTGTAGATCTATCTATATCTGTCACTCGCTTATATCCATCTgcctaactattttttttttatctgtaacTCTCTCGTATCTGTCTAACCAAAAAAGAAGGGCTCATACACATTGAGTCGAAATGTTGCATTGCTTCCTTCCTTTTTTGGTtagttatttatgttttttttgtaaTCTTCTAAAGGCATGCATTTGGCAGCACACTACTATTGCTgcttaattttttctatttttatctatctatctatctatctatctatctatctatctatctatctatctatccattatctctctatcAATCTAGATATATAAAAAGTTGAAAAGCAGCACTAGCAAGCAGTATGTGAAAAATGGGTGCCAGACCTTCCAGGCATAGACCGATCCTCAATACACCTTGAACCGAAACGTCGTAGGAGCCCATATTGTCTTAAAGACCACTATATTTTTTCAAAGGAGTGCTGTCTTCATCTTTTTtgtactatctatctatcttcatATCTACAGTATATTCTTCAAAATATAAAACATATGCATTAATTTTCATCTACATAGAATTTACCTGCCATAGGTTTCTTCTTGTAAGATGCGGGTCGATCATACAGAGATCTCTGAATGTCAGAATATTTGGAAGCCTCATTCATCTCTAACATAGGCACATATTGGGTGGTGTCCGCCTGCTTCATGTCCATATAGTCACCATTGTTTTCAAAAGATAAAATCACATAGCTGAAATGTAAAGTAATATACTTTTGGAGTTGCTCACCTGGATTGAAAGGCCATACAGAGAGATTATATCGAGTTACAGATTTCCTGTTTTAATTGACTTAACATATAATGTTGGGAGAAATCTGAGAAGCCCCAATCTACTGAAAAGTGCTCCTAGTGAAGCCAGCATAAATTAATAGTGCACGGATCATATCTTACCTCCTTGTGCTCTCATCGACTGGGTTCAAACTAAAGATATCAAGATCTTTCTTTTGCTTTTCTGGGTGTCGACTTTGAAAATTGTCCCGATTCTTGTGCAGATAATTCACCAGATCTCCATAAAAGCAGTATTCAGTAATGATGTAAATAGGTCCTGGAATATAATGAGTCTCATGTTATAAATAAGACTTGTATTAGAACGTTAGTTATTGTGGAAGATAACACACCAGTAGTTTTATCACTACATCCACAATCACGGGAGTTTTATTTATTGTCTTTGTAGCAAGGCAAAAACCAATGACCAGTATTGGGGACCTAGAGGGACTAATACGAGGGGAGAaatgggaggaggcaatgatgggttTCTAGGGCAATAAAGGTAATAAATGTAAGTAGTTATTTCCATCTGGACAATGCCCGGTTGGGAGGACACTAGACCAAGATCCAACTTCCACCTCTATCTACTATGAGAAGGTACCACCTGTATGTATATGTCATGACCCAGACATCAGCTCTAATCGCTGATGTCTGGGTCATGACATATACATTCAGGTGGTACCTTCTCACAGTAGATAGAGGTGGAAGTTGGATCTAGGTCTAGTGTCCTCCCAACCGGGCATTGTCCAGACATCAGTGATTGGAGCTGATGTGAATCAATTTGCAGTTCCCGGTTAGATTACAGACAGGACCCTTGGACAGGAGCCCTACGAACCGCTTCTTACTTTATGGCATCCATGTGTTTTCTTTTGTTTAGTGGCTAATCTAGAGAGCCTGGGATGACGTCAAGTAAGAAGCAGTGCTCCGGACTCCCATCCAGTGACTACAGATTATAGACATGGCCACTGGATTGGGTCCTGCAATTCGATTTGCACCAACTCAGCTAGGAATAAAATCTGCTTTTGCGCTAGCTTTCCGTTGTCAAAAAAGTTGAAAATTATGTTTCACACCAGTTTTGCAAGAAAAGTTGCGACTTTTACCTTATTTTCCACCACTGTTTACATATTTGAAAAGTGGGAGTGGTTAGCTATGCAAATAAGCTAAATTCATGATTTACAAATTTAAAAAACAGTTGCAAAAATGTCACAATTCTCACTCCAGTAGGGTGTGGCGAGtagagatgcaccaaattcattgttCGACACTTTGATAAATTTGGGGCAAATAAAGGTAATGCAGCCCCAAGAAGGGATGATTTTAATAAAAATTCTTCTCATGATGAAACCCCTTCATGAAGTATTTATGTAGATTATACAGTCATTACTTACCTGACTTAGTACAAGCTCCCAACAAGTTCACTATATTCAGATGAGCGCCGAGATGAGTCATTATCTTGAGTTCAGACATAAGAGCTTGTTTCTCACTTGATCTAGCAGTCGCTGTTGAGAAAAACACAAATCCATAGAGTTAAACTAACTCCAGAAGAATTAGGCTAATGGCCGTACTTCTCAAACTGAGCCTCGAAGGCAAAAGTGAGGCTCAGGGAACCTGCGGTTGTGTGAATTAATTCTAATATGAATagtaaaatagatagatagatagatagatagatagatagatgatcgatagatagatagatagatggatacagagagatagatagatgatagatagattaataTCAGATAAATTGATGCAAGATAGAATCAATAAATATATAATTTGAACCTACGCTTCAACATTTTAACAGCTACTTTCATCACAGGCTGCGAACGGCTAAGTCCATATGCAGTGCCTTCTACTACTTTGCCAAAGGCACCAGATCCGAGGATTCGACCTGCATAAGATTAAATCATGTACATTAATTAACACTAGAAAATCACAGGTAACGCTACTTATGCTAAAGAAAACAATGTATTTTAATAAAATTTCATTATTAAAAAACTCTCTTACCGAGAACAAGTCCATCTCTTTGAAATTCCCATCGGGAATCATAGGGAAGTTGCATTGGGTCTACGTATATATATTCATGACCGTCAGGGCTAATTGACTCTATGACTCTCCATCTAATTTCATACCTTGGTTTCTGAAAAATGAAAGAAACATTTTATGTTTAATAGTCAATGATATCAACTATGTGCAGGGTGTATAGATAGatcgttagatagatagatagatagatagatagatagatagatattagatagatagatagatagatagttagatagatagatagatagatacatagatagatagatagatagatagatagatagatagatagatagatagatagatattagatagatagatagatacatagatagatagatagatacatagatagatagatagatattagatagatagatattagatagatagatagatagatagatagatagatagatagatcgttagatagatagatagatagatagatagatagatagatagatattagatagatagatagatattagatagatagatacatagatagatagatagatagatacatagatagatagatattagatagatagatattagatagatagatattagatagatattagatagatagatagatagatagatattagatagatagatacatagatagatagatagatattagatagatagatattagatagatagatagatacatagatagatagatagatagatagatcgttagatagatagatagatagatacatagatagatagatagatagatagatagatagatattagatagatagatagatagatagatacatagatagatagatagatacatagatagatagatagatagatacatagatagatagatagatagatagatattagatagatagatacatagatagatagatattagatagatagatattagatagatagatagatagatagatagatagagatagatagatagatattagatagatagatattagatagatagatattagatagatagatagatacatagatagatagatagatagatcgttagatagatagatagatagatagatagatagatagatagatattagatagatagatagatacatagatagatagatagatagatattagatagatagatattagatagatagatagatagatagatagatagatagatagatagatagatagatattagatagatagatagatagatattagatagatagatagatagatattgtagCCAAACTTGTGTCTCTAACCTGTTTCCATATAATGACAAGGACTATGAGTGAGATGATGACTATCACCAGAAGTACCAGCACTGCAGCAGCTACAGTCAGTTCTGAGCGCAGGGCTTCAAAGAAAAGAAATAATAGATTAACCTGCAATTCAGTTCAACAGACAAAATAAAAGTGCAAAAGAAAACTAACATCATAAGCAAATTTAAAGGAGGTTAATCTCAAATATAAAAGTTTCAATCTTTAATAAATAGATTTAACACCTGATGAACCTGGTGTACTTACTtgtaaaatccatgtcagaatttcTTTAAAATGGTTTCCAGCAAAACAGTTAGAGAGCTCATGAGTAGAAGTGTGTTCAGTCTGACTGAGCCTACATAGCCTGACTGATAGCTGCAGCTTGTGCGGAGCGGTGCGAGATCCCAGCAGCTGGAGGAACGCTGAGCAGATGCCAATCAGCCTACGTGTGGAGATTCAATACACTTGGGACAACCAAAGCTTTTCTTTCTTGCTCGACCCCAAGATTACAAATCCATTATGACACTAATTTTtcatagtaagtacaccagcctctttGGGTCTAAGGTTTAATTAATATTATATGTAATCTATTTTGTAAAATTTGGTGTCGGATTCACTTTACTGTGTCACCCCCAATATAGCATTATAGTAGCACTGTGACGGTGAATAACTCACGTCATGCCCTCTTCTTTTAGATTTTAATATAACATGTCTGCAGGTAAG
This region of Ranitomeya imitator isolate aRanImi1 chromosome 1, aRanImi1.pri, whole genome shotgun sequence genomic DNA includes:
- the PDGFRA gene encoding platelet-derived growth factor receptor alpha, which produces MASATRTSLILGCVLIVGPWLIRGQLSLPVITTATNVSVIRLGDSFSIKCSGDSELSWEYPVSEDVEIHSEENNSGLFVSVLEVKNASAHHTGNYTCYYTDVQTEENQGTDLYVYVPDPAVPFVRSGMLEHFILVPEGEIATIACRITDPNVQVILRNKDENKIVNAVYDSKQGFLGFFPSGAYVCETTINGTFINTEDFIVQTWKVNENLSVEMQATKTVFRSGDTIIISCVVLENEVVEFQWNYPGQQRGVGVKKVEETKIPELRLEYTLTIQNATVMDSGEYECVVTSAIDEDIIEVKKVNITVHDKGFIDLSPNFGLLEFVNLHEVKSFSVDVHAYPIPKIYWLKDNVTLNKSLTEITTSTMPTEEAQYITMLQLIRAKEEDSGLYTLVAQNDAEIKTHSFELQIKVPALILQLADDHHGSTGHQAVECLAKGMPVPDVEWLVCKDIKKCNNDSFWSILVTNGSEITMETHQDNDNLVKSQVNFKKVEETLAIRCIAKNDLAAVARELKLVAPSLRSELTVAAAVLVLLVIVIISLIVLVIIWKQKPRYEIRWRVIESISPDGHEYIYVDPMQLPYDSRWEFQRDGLVLGRILGSGAFGKVVEGTAYGLSRSQPVMKVAVKMLKPTARSSEKQALMSELKIMTHLGAHLNIVNLLGACTKSGPIYIITEYCFYGDLVNYLHKNRDNFQSRHPEKQKKDLDIFSLNPVDESTRSYVILSFENNGDYMDMKQADTTQYVPMLEMNEASKYSDIQRSLYDRPASYKKKPMAEVKNLLSDDGFEGLTLLDLLSFTYQVARGMEFLASKNCVHRDLAARNVLLAQGKIVKICDFGLARDIMHDSNYVSKGSTFLPVKWMAPESIFDNLYTTLSDVWSFGILLWEIFSLGGTPYPGMVVDSTFYNKIKSGYRMTKPDHATHEVYEIMVKCWNSEPEKRPSFYHLSEIAESLLPGEYKKCYEKVLHDFLKSDHPAVTRMRSDSDNSYIGVTYKNEHKMKDRESGFDEQRLSADSGYIIPLPDIDPVSEDESGKRNRHSSQTSDESAIETGSSSSTFVKREDETIEDIEMMDDIGIDSSDLVEDSFL